The following are from one region of the Bremerella sp. JC817 genome:
- a CDS encoding DUF1559 domain-containing protein — protein MRKNSGFTLVELLVVIAIIGVLIALLLPAVQQAREAARRMQCSNNLKQVSLAMHNYHDTFGTLPPGALNVNTLGWHAFILPFIEQGPMHDQFSFAAGDWNAGTNKEGPNKNIFGLNQIDMYMCPSSPRTETTHGSSTLGDGRKPYTTHYYGVMGPYGTNATDGSTYPHEPNPSGHGGFCKGGLFLLDASVKFRDVTDGLSNTYALSEIGGDNGSYASWVRGVKGNGMAASKNIRYGIGLQNESGGNFNNISFSSEHPGGVQFALGDASVSFVAETIDFSVYQSHASKAGGEPISSN, from the coding sequence ATGCGAAAGAACTCTGGCTTCACGTTAGTCGAACTGCTGGTCGTCATCGCGATTATCGGTGTCTTGATTGCCTTGTTGCTGCCTGCCGTTCAGCAGGCACGCGAAGCCGCACGCCGCATGCAATGCTCGAACAACCTGAAGCAGGTCAGCCTGGCGATGCATAACTATCACGACACGTTTGGTACGCTGCCGCCAGGTGCGTTGAACGTGAACACGCTGGGTTGGCATGCGTTCATTCTGCCTTTCATCGAACAAGGCCCAATGCACGATCAATTCAGCTTCGCGGCTGGCGACTGGAATGCCGGCACGAACAAAGAAGGTCCGAACAAGAACATCTTTGGCCTGAATCAGATCGACATGTACATGTGCCCCAGCTCGCCACGCACCGAAACGACGCATGGCAGCAGCACACTGGGGGATGGACGCAAGCCATACACGACCCACTACTACGGCGTGATGGGACCGTATGGAACCAATGCAACCGATGGCTCGACCTATCCGCACGAACCCAATCCGTCCGGACACGGAGGCTTCTGCAAAGGAGGCCTGTTTCTCCTCGATGCGAGCGTCAAGTTTCGTGACGTGACCGATGGCTTGTCGAACACTTATGCCCTGAGCGAAATTGGCGGAGACAATGGTAGCTATGCCAGTTGGGTACGTGGCGTGAAAGGAAACGGCATGGCCGCCTCCAAGAACATTCGCTACGGGATCGGCCTGCAAAACGAGTCAGGCGGTAACTTCAACAACATCAGTTTCAGCAGCGAGCACCCCGGCGGCGTCCAGTTTGCCCTGGGTGATGCTTCGGTGAGCTTCGTTGCCGAGACGATCGACTTTTCGGTCTATCAATCGCACGCCAGCAAGGCAGGCGGCGAGCCGATCTCTAGCAACTAA
- a CDS encoding GntR family transcriptional regulator yields the protein MDTSTTPRVVQLAEQIIADIAGRGLKSGDAYLGTADAARMLGVSTTSANRAMQLLVQRNVLTRRQKRGTFVADGIHSDSQRTIDRVHLVVNKAYLSTEGMLADGVIVGIQSVLPHAEIEFNHLPGSDDTAWVSELIAKTARSQQAEGFILARSSLTSQRLFQASGMPTVIFGSRFPSIQALPSIDRDQVQAGKLLTTHLVDRGVKKIGVLMRSQVLPGDHAFLDSIWKTSAELGLTPSDLTVRFLPADEQAIQHATRDLIHEHAAEGLICRSQPLAESASKMVRTSRQTKVKRTPIVVSDIYSRNQARLPWPSVIAAESAESIGAQLAEALISLAKGQQPEVAVRKLPVSLNDPSA from the coding sequence ATGGACACTTCTACCACACCCCGAGTCGTTCAGTTGGCCGAGCAAATCATCGCCGATATTGCTGGTCGCGGTTTGAAATCTGGTGATGCCTACCTCGGCACGGCCGACGCCGCTCGCATGCTGGGTGTCAGCACAACATCCGCGAACCGGGCCATGCAATTGCTGGTCCAGCGAAACGTGCTGACGCGTCGCCAGAAGCGTGGAACGTTTGTCGCCGATGGCATTCATTCTGATTCGCAGCGGACGATCGATCGCGTTCACTTAGTGGTCAACAAAGCGTACCTATCAACCGAAGGCATGTTGGCCGACGGGGTGATCGTCGGCATCCAAAGTGTTCTCCCTCATGCCGAGATCGAATTCAACCATTTACCAGGTAGTGACGACACTGCCTGGGTGTCGGAACTGATCGCGAAAACGGCCCGCTCGCAGCAAGCGGAAGGGTTCATTCTCGCTCGATCGTCACTCACTTCGCAACGATTGTTTCAAGCGAGTGGCATGCCGACGGTGATCTTCGGATCGCGGTTCCCTTCGATTCAAGCTCTTCCTTCGATCGACCGCGACCAGGTTCAAGCAGGCAAACTGCTGACGACGCACCTGGTCGATCGCGGCGTGAAAAAGATCGGCGTCCTGATGCGAAGTCAGGTTCTGCCCGGGGACCATGCGTTCCTCGATTCGATCTGGAAGACGTCGGCCGAACTCGGTCTGACGCCCAGTGATCTGACGGTTCGCTTTCTGCCGGCCGACGAACAGGCCATCCAGCATGCGACCCGCGACTTGATTCATGAACATGCGGCGGAAGGCTTGATTTGCCGTTCGCAACCATTGGCCGAGTCGGCCTCGAAGATGGTCCGCACTTCCCGGCAAACCAAAGTCAAACGGACTCCGATCGTCGTGTCGGATATTTACAGCCGTAACCAGGCCCGCCTCCCTTGGCCATCAGTGATCGCCGCCGAGTCGGCCGAGTCGATTGGTGCCCAATTGGCCGAAGCGCTAATCAGCCTGGCGAAAGGACAGCAGCCCGAAGTTGCCGTGCGTAAACTTCCCGTCAGTTTGAACGATCCTTCGGCCTAG
- a CDS encoding response regulator — MTISNVHSPIDYSICRMRIVHKLLLATVLPALLIWVVGYYAVAVSERSLREIIEARSAARAAAVMDEIDRALRTHVANLQALARSSQARQTLAESNAHFGELENPDRRIADLDKIWQTGTLSEQQALLAGLIDNELSQELRLRQEKLQEATGYAVYGEIFFTNRFGGIAALTSRTSDYRQDDEVWWQEAVQNQIYVSDVAFDDSANIYSVDICLAVETPEGKLAGVMKAVLNIQEVFNIIDGQSRSDTNAQTEFFLFTHDYRIIRGPPGHSAPLTDGREYFENLDEDFTQKGLIATRHRPDGQGEVLAAYATSANQADVRQNLHWIVMVQQEAALVFAPIHAMRQNIWSLALFATLLTLAVAGGFSWSLSRRIQEITDASVAIGEGNWETTVPVRGSDEATQLASQFNLMTKQLTEMNHELVHAKEVAESANRSKSEFLANMSHEIRTPMNGIIGMTELLLNTDLSTEQREYQKLVQNSADSLLVLLNDILDFSKIEAGKMELEHHPFALRDTLGSTIHTLAGRAAKKGVELVARIVPEVPDDLIGDASRLRQIIVNLVGNAIKFTEHGEVVVKVENDSFSGETIMLHFSVRDTGIGIPPEKQSQVFEAFTQADASTTRQYGGTGLGLAISAQLTRMMGGRIWVESDPGKGSTFHFTVRFRRAPKQHDPRPAALDTLYGLRVLVVDDNSTNRLICEEMLYSWGMKPKAVKGGNEALVELKRAIDDGAPYQLALVDVMMPEMDGIELVRRLRQVADHTALTIMMLSSADRPADAQFAASLGVAKYITKPITQSLLLNGISTAMGTARSDQSDDHSVTPDLTKRFIPRNILLAEDGVVNRKVAQSLLENRGHHVTAVENGQLAVDAYRSGMFDLILMDVQMPVLDGFAATAEIRRLERGSRRQIPIIALTAHAMKGDRERCLAGGMNDYVSKPFRPQELFTAVESVAPVIVSTESSAEDLNGEDTSGISYNREQALDNVGGNEVILREMLDLFMTECPKQMNEIKAAYVAGDHDRLTRAAHTLKGSVAMFAADAAISAARRIEFMGRNDKIDEFEVAWTDLQEKIKRLTADLSADRVPSDEPSS; from the coding sequence ATGACGATATCGAATGTTCACAGCCCCATCGACTACTCCATCTGCCGCATGCGTATCGTCCATAAGTTGCTGTTGGCGACGGTTCTGCCTGCCCTGTTAATCTGGGTCGTCGGCTACTATGCGGTAGCCGTAAGCGAACGAAGCCTCCGCGAGATCATCGAGGCCCGTTCGGCCGCTCGAGCCGCTGCCGTTATGGACGAAATCGATCGGGCCCTGCGAACCCACGTCGCGAATCTGCAGGCACTTGCTCGGAGTTCCCAAGCGCGGCAAACCTTGGCCGAGTCGAATGCTCACTTTGGCGAGTTGGAAAACCCTGACCGGCGCATCGCCGACCTCGATAAGATCTGGCAGACCGGCACCCTTAGCGAACAACAAGCCCTGTTGGCTGGCCTGATCGACAACGAACTGTCGCAAGAGCTGCGACTCCGCCAAGAGAAACTGCAAGAGGCAACCGGCTACGCAGTCTATGGCGAGATCTTCTTCACTAATCGTTTCGGCGGAATCGCCGCGCTCACCAGTCGAACGTCCGACTATCGCCAGGATGACGAAGTCTGGTGGCAAGAGGCGGTCCAGAACCAGATTTACGTCAGCGATGTGGCGTTCGACGATAGCGCCAACATCTATTCGGTCGATATCTGCCTGGCGGTGGAAACACCCGAAGGAAAACTGGCCGGGGTGATGAAGGCAGTGTTGAACATTCAGGAAGTGTTCAACATCATCGATGGCCAATCACGCTCCGACACGAACGCCCAGACCGAGTTCTTCCTCTTCACGCACGACTATCGCATCATTCGGGGACCACCAGGGCACTCGGCTCCGCTGACCGATGGTCGCGAGTACTTCGAGAATCTCGATGAAGACTTCACGCAGAAAGGGCTAATTGCGACCCGGCATCGTCCTGACGGGCAAGGCGAAGTGTTAGCCGCCTACGCGACCTCGGCGAATCAAGCCGATGTGCGCCAGAACTTGCATTGGATTGTGATGGTCCAGCAAGAGGCCGCTTTAGTGTTCGCCCCGATCCATGCCATGCGGCAGAACATTTGGTCGTTGGCGTTATTCGCGACCCTGCTGACGCTGGCTGTTGCCGGGGGATTTTCGTGGTCCCTTTCACGACGCATTCAAGAGATCACCGACGCCTCGGTGGCAATTGGCGAAGGCAATTGGGAAACTACCGTGCCCGTCCGCGGTAGTGACGAGGCGACGCAGCTTGCCAGTCAGTTTAATCTGATGACCAAGCAGTTGACGGAAATGAACCACGAACTGGTCCATGCCAAAGAAGTCGCCGAGTCGGCTAACCGCTCGAAGAGCGAGTTTCTGGCGAACATGAGCCACGAAATCCGCACCCCGATGAATGGTATCATCGGCATGACAGAACTGCTGCTCAACACCGATCTCAGCACCGAGCAGCGTGAATACCAAAAGCTGGTCCAGAACTCCGCCGACTCGCTGCTTGTCTTGCTGAACGACATCCTCGACTTCTCGAAGATCGAAGCCGGCAAGATGGAGCTCGAGCATCATCCGTTCGCGCTGCGGGATACGCTTGGCTCGACCATCCATACGCTCGCAGGCCGCGCCGCGAAGAAGGGAGTCGAATTGGTCGCCCGTATCGTGCCAGAAGTTCCCGACGACCTCATCGGCGATGCCAGCCGTTTACGACAGATTATCGTGAACCTGGTCGGCAACGCGATCAAGTTTACCGAACATGGCGAAGTGGTCGTCAAAGTCGAGAACGATTCGTTCTCCGGCGAAACGATCATGCTGCACTTCTCCGTTCGCGATACCGGCATTGGCATTCCCCCAGAAAAGCAAAGCCAGGTCTTCGAAGCCTTCACCCAGGCCGATGCTTCGACCACACGTCAGTATGGTGGAACGGGTCTAGGCCTGGCGATCTCGGCGCAGTTAACCCGCATGATGGGAGGCCGCATCTGGGTCGAGAGTGATCCTGGCAAAGGAAGCACCTTCCACTTCACGGTGCGTTTCCGCCGGGCTCCGAAGCAGCACGATCCGCGACCAGCCGCACTCGATACGCTGTATGGCTTGCGTGTGCTGGTGGTCGACGATAACTCGACCAATCGCTTGATCTGTGAAGAGATGCTTTACAGCTGGGGCATGAAACCGAAAGCGGTCAAAGGTGGAAACGAGGCGCTCGTCGAATTGAAGCGAGCGATCGATGATGGCGCCCCGTATCAGTTGGCACTCGTCGATGTGATGATGCCCGAGATGGATGGCATTGAACTGGTGCGTCGCTTGCGACAAGTGGCCGATCACACGGCCCTGACCATCATGATGCTCTCTTCCGCCGACCGTCCCGCCGACGCCCAGTTTGCGGCTTCGCTGGGTGTGGCGAAGTACATCACCAAACCGATCACCCAGTCGCTGCTCCTCAATGGTATTTCAACGGCCATGGGGACTGCCCGGTCGGATCAATCAGACGACCATTCGGTGACGCCCGACCTCACCAAGCGATTCATTCCGCGCAACATCTTGCTGGCGGAAGATGGCGTCGTGAACCGCAAGGTCGCGCAAAGCCTGCTTGAGAATCGAGGTCACCATGTCACGGCGGTGGAAAACGGCCAACTTGCCGTCGATGCGTACCGCAGCGGGATGTTCGATTTGATTCTGATGGACGTCCAAATGCCGGTGCTGGATGGCTTCGCGGCGACGGCAGAAATTCGTCGTCTGGAGCGAGGATCACGCCGGCAGATTCCGATCATCGCCCTCACCGCTCATGCGATGAAAGGAGACCGCGAACGTTGCCTGGCAGGTGGTATGAACGACTATGTTTCCAAACCGTTCCGCCCGCAGGAATTGTTTACCGCGGTCGAAAGTGTCGCGCCGGTGATCGTTTCCACAGAAAGTTCTGCTGAAGACCTGAACGGAGAAGACACTTCCGGCATCTCGTACAACCGTGAACAAGCGCTCGACAACGTCGGCGGTAACGAAGTGATCCTGCGCGAGATGCTCGACTTGTTTATGACAGAGTGTCCCAAGCAGATGAATGAGATCAAAGCGGCGTACGTCGCCGGCGATCACGATCGACTGACGCGGGCAGCCCATACGCTGAAAGGTTCCGTCGCGATGTTTGCCGCGGATGCCGCGATCTCGGCCGCGCGTCGAATTGAATTCATGGGCCGCAACGACAAGATCGACGAATTCGAGGTTGCCTGGACCGACCTGCAGGAAAAGATCAAACGCCTGACGGCCGATCTTTCGGCAGACCGGGTTCCGTCCGACGAACCTTCCTCGTGA
- a CDS encoding response regulator — protein sequence MRVLVAEDGLMMRRLLVRALEGWEYDVTEVENGAEAWEAFEKEPFRLVLTDWVMPEVDGLELIRRIRAAQAPFYVYIILLTAKSEKEDLVVGMEVGADDFLVKPVDHNELRVRLREGERIVRLEQELAEQNRQLRETQAALVQSEKLASLGQMAAGMAHEINNPIALVANNLAVLKRDISAAFDLLDLYRSIHSDLLQTHPELAQQAAELEEECDYQWIRTESPQLFDRSLAGLNRVRDIVQNLRSFARLDEAELDYLDVNSALFAVSQVLHHEVDLQQVELRIDPGDIPMILCEPGKIQQVLHHLLLNAIQASEPGSTVTMRSARCEEGVRIDVEDHGCGISSSDLAHIFEPFFTTRAVGSGQGLGLAVSYGIVRDHGGSIQVRSQLGRGSTFSVQLPIRPLDSQTPGGSHED from the coding sequence ATGCGAGTCCTCGTAGCTGAAGATGGATTGATGATGCGACGACTCCTCGTGCGTGCACTTGAGGGGTGGGAGTACGATGTCACCGAGGTCGAAAATGGTGCTGAAGCCTGGGAAGCGTTTGAGAAAGAGCCGTTCCGCCTGGTGCTGACCGACTGGGTCATGCCCGAGGTGGATGGCCTGGAGTTGATCCGCCGGATTCGAGCCGCCCAGGCCCCCTTCTACGTCTACATCATTCTGCTGACCGCCAAGAGCGAAAAGGAAGACCTGGTCGTGGGGATGGAGGTGGGCGCCGACGACTTCCTGGTGAAGCCGGTCGACCACAACGAACTACGTGTCCGCCTTCGTGAAGGGGAGCGAATTGTCCGCCTCGAACAAGAATTGGCGGAACAAAATCGACAGCTTCGCGAAACCCAGGCCGCCCTCGTGCAAAGCGAGAAACTGGCCAGCCTGGGTCAGATGGCCGCTGGCATGGCACACGAGATCAACAATCCAATCGCCCTGGTCGCGAACAATTTGGCGGTCTTGAAACGAGACATTTCAGCGGCGTTCGATCTGCTAGACCTTTATCGATCGATCCATTCCGATCTTTTGCAGACTCACCCAGAGCTAGCTCAGCAAGCGGCCGAACTGGAAGAAGAGTGCGATTATCAATGGATCCGGACCGAGTCCCCCCAGTTGTTCGACCGGTCGCTGGCCGGTTTAAATCGGGTGCGGGATATTGTGCAGAACCTGCGTTCGTTCGCCCGGTTGGACGAGGCAGAACTCGATTACCTGGACGTGAATTCCGCTCTGTTCGCTGTCTCACAAGTTCTGCACCACGAGGTCGATTTGCAGCAGGTTGAGTTACGGATCGATCCGGGAGACATCCCGATGATCCTGTGCGAACCAGGCAAGATTCAACAGGTGCTGCATCACTTACTGTTGAATGCAATCCAAGCCAGCGAACCCGGCAGTACCGTCACGATGCGATCTGCCCGCTGCGAAGAAGGGGTAAGAATCGATGTGGAAGACCATGGATGTGGCATTTCGAGCAGCGACTTAGCGCACATCTTTGAACCTTTTTTCACAACCAGGGCCGTGGGCAGCGGTCAAGGGCTAGGCTTGGCGGTCAGCTACGGGATCGTACGCGATCATGGCGGATCGATCCAGGTTCGAAGTCAATTGGGCCGCGGCAGCACTTTTAGTGTACAATTGCCTATACGACCGCTGGATAGTCAAACACCGGGAGGAAGCCATGAAGACTAG
- a CDS encoding response regulator: protein MKTRPSILLVDDEPDILHSLIGLLRRQFTVYTAQSGQEALQIMAEHPISVLMTDQRMPEMTGAELARQAYHRFPTTTRILFTGYADIKSVIDAINHGGLYRYVTKPWDPDELIELLTEAVEVSEREAAHQKLMQELQRYVSMGQQISQRLRLGPDGQEIDQDLLQAFAQSGNVLEELTHEPCKPAAGD from the coding sequence ATGAAGACTAGGCCATCCATTCTGTTGGTGGACGACGAGCCAGATATTCTGCACTCGCTTATCGGCCTGCTACGCCGTCAATTTACGGTGTACACGGCCCAATCGGGGCAAGAGGCGCTGCAGATTATGGCCGAACACCCCATCTCCGTATTAATGACAGATCAACGTATGCCCGAGATGACCGGTGCGGAACTCGCCCGGCAGGCATACCACCGTTTCCCGACCACAACGCGAATCTTGTTTACAGGATACGCCGATATCAAATCGGTGATCGACGCCATCAATCATGGCGGGTTGTATCGCTACGTGACCAAGCCTTGGGACCCCGACGAACTGATCGAATTGCTGACCGAGGCAGTCGAAGTATCGGAACGGGAAGCCGCCCATCAAAAACTGATGCAGGAACTGCAGCGGTATGTATCGATGGGACAGCAGATTTCGCAGCGACTTCGCCTGGGCCCCGATGGGCAAGAGATCGACCAAGACCTGCTACAAGCGTTCGCCCAATCGGGTAACGTGCTGGAAGAACTGACGCACGAACCGTGCAAGCCCGCAGCAGGAGATTAA